From the Lactuca sativa cultivar Salinas chromosome 9, Lsat_Salinas_v11, whole genome shotgun sequence genome, the window AATCGcctagtatacactagtcatgtataattaaggtggaaaggactgttgactaagcgactccgccctaaatccacaacccaacgaggaacagggaataaggcagcatcactcactcgaggtctatccatcttaattatacatggtcTTAGCGTATATAtcgagccattatagctttacctgatggatttttgaattttacaCAAGTGCTGCGACTTTCACCTTAACGAgagagtaattacatttagaattaatcatttaatgttttcggttagttatctaggattgagagacgtaccaaaaatctatcaggttccttgatgcttctccctaggtATTAGGGTTAGACTCCTCCTGCGCCTTTGTCAtttccttcagttgggcagtccctcttgaagtacCCAATTTctccacatagatggcatattggACTGGTcgcgacattggtggttgatgtaatgaactcaaccggggttttGCAGGTATGAGAggtatgccccttcttgttgcacctagcacaaaagaaTTCTCAAcaaataccatgatgatggtagctacacttgctgcaatggggaaggtttcctaggtatggtcttcttgaagtcgtgATGGAAGGGTTGACAGGGGTATTGActacctcagctcgttgccctttggaaggtccttgagtcgaggtacttccCTTTTCACTCTTGAACTTtcttttcagtggatctggttgaggttcttgggtggctgggtacgcaggtgttggttgctgctgtccattgttTTGACCGAGAATCTCGACAGGGAtcctgctaacattggcgttgctagcattcaggtgagccatgaaaGTTGTTACGGCTACTGAAATTGCAGCTTGAAacatagcttcatcgaataagagagtcgGTGTTTTGCCAGCGGGctggttacgcttctttggaggcatggttttcccaCATGAAAAAGGGATACAAGCTGACGAAAGACGATGATTAACTCTAGACGTATTTATCCTTACTataataggcataaatttttTTCCCGCGCCTAGGATAttggttatctgagtgtcgacctacatccctatgatgcagtccgagtatcaaggtaggagtaagagtatcggaaagccataagatgggagtcattcctactaagttatctttatactAGAGAGATTCGCTCTCCAGCTTTAGAAAGATCTGAGGACAATTCAGAACGAAGATCACGGaagaaaaggctcatgaagacttatggctaaacacacTCAATTGAGGTTTTGAGATCCGATCTAATCATATTACTTGCGACGGGGAAAGGCGATTTGCCTagcacatagcgtgagtagtgtaatcactaactcactaaattgtattattttatgggtgtattagcgcgacgataacgaggaaaagacacttcttgggttccatgtattggctccctctgtctacctcttatCCATGACTAGGACCGGTgttggttttcttcgggtagttacctagggttctcttctcgtatagacatattgaatttctactccatcTTACTTCCGGTTTTGACTCTAAGTGTCatcgcttcatgatggatgacttgaaatctcggaagttcaggcgaatttcccaccgatgtccctaaaaggtataggcacttggtggtttcaatagtctcatcctagttcatttatttccgaactggaactCTTATCAATGAACCTCttatgggtctgaatcaactcttcggtcgaacactgaagtggataaggttCTCTAAAGggtttcgtgcgagaatggaaatgtctaaagaatcctaagagattattaaaacatttctcTGGGTGATCCTTATCGAGTCCTGCTAtgattacatagggtacacaaattatatataacttagatccgataggccttcgaatatacgatactactctatatctacatccaaacaaggaaaaggaagtagagtgaaaacacacattcttagtctatgggatccttattatatataaccttggaagtataccctctgtaatcataggtatatcaataaggatctttttagcttttcacacaaggttatctatggatcctaaaatacccctatggtattttaattacttgtttgactcttaacttctgaatatgattatgggattaatgtgagccttttagtatcctaaaatactcccatagtatttgaaactttatgtttggctctagcattcctaattggtaagtttcagatttgTTGCAACActaccatcactcccaagcacacgttagtcgcatctcgaataaatgtagttgatcaggttacatttattccagcttacgattacgtaactgcccaggtttgatggtaatggtcaacatccaaagagttttattcttgttcttcttgtgatactttgttcgaatgtttagattctggatgttcttatactttggtaaaatatggttatatttcaaagtataattcttgttcagagtgttttaatataatgtatttataggttgtatatctattatgaattgatatactgagctcactataaacaatgctctgataccaatctgtcacaccccaaaaccgagaacggcgaaaTACGTTCTgggatggaggacgtcatgtcaagtatcacaatatATGCAGTATAGCAATCAAAGTACaaaaaccattgcattaatagtaataattttacatagattACATTACATAGCGACATCCAAGTAAATACAGgacataacatagatgcagcttggttctaagctgacttcgcaaaagctcTCGGGATGTAcatgtctatcgatgacctgagaatacaagttattttgaaagcgagtatcagcatttttataatgctggtgagttcataagtatttagtgacattagtataaatacacatttttattcaaaataacctcatgaaagatagtagtttagaatctacaatTTATTAGAattttttccagaaaatcctatattttctaaataaagcagtcttctaccaagactcaatcgTTCTATGTTTAAACCGTGAAGTATCTTTAtcgaaagcagtcttctaccaagacccgatagatttatgttttaaggagtaatttccccaaaatactatcattaccagagTATAGTTTTTACTTTAAAAGGGATTGTGAGAAAAGCACAAGTAAAAATAATAGggggaaaataatatatatacctcagcagtaatactgctaGCTAAAGTAAATGAAACATACACTCCAAgagggtattgaatgaacgatACACCTGGTTCAGTCTAAGGGTGAATataacatagactccaggagggtatcgaatgaacgatacgcctggttcagtctaaaggtgaataaaacatagactccaggagggtatcgaatgaatgataagCCTGGTTTAGTCTAAAggtaaataaaacatagactccagcagggtatcgaatgaacgatacgcctggttcagtctaaaggtgaataaaacatagactccaagagggtatcgaatgaacgatacgcctggctcagtctaaaggtgaataaaagggttgaatgtgaactcgtatgtaaacATGATGATCAATgatagagtatccgatgaccctccaggtcacgcgtagagttagtgacattatgtcacccatgggccttaccagctcggactgtagctagcgttcagggtgcgggagtgtcggtcctgtatagatctatacacatgatgttcgctctccctCCGGGAGACCCTGGTAACACGGTGATGGCGTTATGAAGCGTCGTAttgggaaatagtgtgtcacattctatttaaagtattataataatagtatagactcgcaaatgaactgactcctgagtAATTCTTCGtactagagagagagtgtgtgagagagagtaaatagaatctcctaagtattcctataatagttactagggttctAGAAATATGAATAATGGAacgatgcctttgctacccaaaggaaatGAACTGGATGAGAGGGCTTTTATggccatatatgtatacatgatatataactaatatttaaacgaccttcggacgaataaccgaaACCTtaaaccacatccaaacgaggaaaaggaatttcagcgggttagccttcctaagtcctttaaacattacttatataactatacatatgtagtcatgcatataaaaataataatataaaagcgTAAAAGAAAATTTGGTAAGaacctttgaaaacctttggaaaacctttaataggaaattatgacttgatgtccttttaataaacaagctttgaaaatggtttgagaaagcagtttaagtgaagaaaacctttgtttgaaacactgcTGTATCAGGTTTTTAAGGAAAACATACATCACGAAGGTCAGTTTGAGAAACGATCTAAACAAGTAAAAACATTTTGGAAAACCATATTAAGtaatatacttggtaaaacagataAAAGTGTAATGAATCCTTTTGCATgcaggttattaatcacatatgattgatatgataactagcatggttcaacttgtattcccccccccccccccccccataaaagcattgaaaaacatttaaaaggttatatcaggggtatgaactcacctgcagcgagtggatcggatggaagtgtcggttgagtgtttggtgtcaagtgaagacttgaacacacttaatgaccctagtaacatatgaagacatatgtttacatataattagtgattataacactaattaataacgtataaacatcctaatgcgaagaaaaacactttggtcaaatgctaggaggctattaggttgcaataaaggagtgtaAGGCCTTATATGGGAGTGTAGCGTCAATTGACCATGTTTGTTAGAGTTtgcggcccaggggagtttactcctggccgtaaactctcaattgggtcaCCAAACAAGTCTTAAAACTATTATAACTTAATTAGCTAAGTGTTCCAAGGCCTAAATAAGAGATTGGGTGGATTTAAGGTCCAAGAGTGGCCTTGTATAGGGTTTACGACCTAGgtaccacttccccatgagtttatggctgtaaactcatggtgtgaAGTGCCAATTCGTTGATTGAGGTCCCTAACTCATCGAGGTATAATTCTAGGTTAAGGTCCAAGCCTAGGTAAGGTGATTAGGGCACACTTTACACcatttgagggagtttacggcgtaagaagatcttgggctgtaaaccctcaTTCAAACCTCCAAAACTTGATGTTTAAGGTCTTTAATGCTTCAAGGGTATGATCTAAGCTAGGTTctaagcataaggaaggagttaggggacATTTTGGCACCAAattaagggtttacggcctaagaagttcttgggctgtaaacaccttgttcttgtgatttttgggtgatttcaaTGATATATGGACATGTAATAAGctttaatacactctagggtAAAAGTACTTACAATTTGGGGACGAAACTTGAAGATTCTTAGGAGAAATCGGGATTTAAAGAGAGAGGGTAGAGGGAGAAAGTATCTAGAGTGTGGAAAGAGTGCAAATGAAGTTCACTCAATCCttatatagggtgagtttaccgcccggagtttaccgccgtaaactccatgtttacggccgtaaactccatttcatggagTTTATGGCATTGTTTTGGTGTTGGGGCTTTAGTGGTTGCTTTTTAACGCTTGTTCCTTAAGTGTGAAAGGCTCGGAATACTAAAACAGACTTTAAATTATGCTAAAAGATGGCATAAATGAATTTGACTTCCAAATGAAGTGATAAActgttgaaattatatatatgtatatatatatatatatatatatatatatatatatatatatatatatatatatatatatatatatatatgaaatatttggggttgtcacaaaatccatcaaaccaaggctttgataccaacttgtaacatcccaaaaatattgactaaaattttcattttaaataagtcaaaaccaTTCTTTCATTATCCCAAAAGAGGATCGGAAcaaaagtattctcaaaacatcataatAAAATCAAAAACAGTCAATGCGGAATAAATATTTAGAGGATGCAGTACGATCAAGACGAACCCTTCCTTTTGAAACCATACGTACCTTAAAACAAtttaaacataaaccgtaagcacaaagcttagtgatttccccaagtctatttcacccccgattCTATTTCAACTCAATCGATGTTTTTCAACCgaacgagtctatttcaccctcgagtctatttcaactcaatcAGTGTTTTTCAACCAAACGAGTCTATATGTCAACCCCAATTCTATATCACCCCACATAcataaatcatacaatcatatcatGAAGAGTCGCAAAGACTGTTACAGGCATATCAAtaggagtcacaaagacaaccaaCATCCTACAAATATAATCCAGTGAGCCgatattagtgccttcgacctacgagtatagtgaagagactcacctgaaCTGTTCAACAACGCCCAACAGCTACCTCATTAACAAAACAACCAACCTAAGATTCCTAAAGCCGAACCGATACCAATCTTTAGTCAATTACTCAATTGTACCTAAGCTTGACTAAAAGTTAAACTGGTCAAAAATTCAACTCCAGCTAACGCCCACGTTGTGACCAACTTATGGCCACGTCATGGTCACTCAATCCAGTCTCTATCAAAATATGCTACCACGCTGTAACATACATGTCACCATGTCGTGGCAGAGTCTACACAAAGCAGTCGCGAATAAACCCGTCGTCATGTCAAGGCAAGCATCATTCCATGTCATGGGCACGTCTGGACAAAACAGACATGATAATTCTTGCCACCATACCGTAGCCTTCCTTAGCCAAACCATGGTCTTCAGTCTGAAAGGTTTTTCCTCAATAAGGTCTTAATCCAATAGGACCAAAGCTAAAGTACTCATATCTGATTCctaatagcttcataatggataaagttttcaactttatccattaggatggtccaaaccTCCAAGATCTAGGCTTTAAGTCTCAAAATGACCGAAAATGCAGCTTTCtcaacttaacccattaagtccaagtctctcaCTTTCATATATGAATCAACAAGAtgtctagatggataaagtttacaactttatccataataatgtcacaatctttcaagatctaaactttaatacaccaaaatggcCTAAAGGACCAAGATATCTTGCATGGCTAAAAGGGAAGGCAAAAGATCATAACTTTCCTAGTCCATAAGGTCCAAGAAGCATTCCAAACTGATCAAAAGATGTTGGGGTgactcaactccaagatcactctTAAAATGGACAAAAAGTGCCAAAAACCacaaatgaagagatctaaagaACTAAAAAGAAAGATTGGAACTATATACTCATCATAATCCATAAATGTAgtgcctttgatggatccaagtTTGAAGCATCATTCCTTGCAACCAACAAACCTTCTTGATCTTTAAGCTTCATCAAAATACCATAAAAAGCATTCAAAAGAGGAGAGAAGATAGGGGAGGAGCTCATATCTTGAAGATGAAAGCTAGGGTTTCTCCTAAAGGGTTCTAGATATGATGGAGGCTACTAAAATGCCCAAAATGCGAAACCTTATGCTTATATACgttaaaaaccctaaaatcacagGCTTAAGCCTGATAGACTACCACTCTATGGCCATGTTTCTCAACTCTATGGCCTGCCACTCCATGGGATCTGATCTCCACTCCATAGCGATGGTTTTCACCCAAATCCATTCCATCTTTAATCAAACATAATTTCTGCATTCAACTCCATTTTCGGTGATCTTTATATACCCAAAAAGGTATTGACGAGCCTCACAACTCTATCTAATTACTTATGACTTAAAACACACCAaactaaaatccataattcatGAAAGAAGTTTGGAACATCACTTTTCCGATTTTACCCTATGACTCCAAAACAAAAACCAAGGGCTTAgatcacataatccatattatcaacatccaatagggtctaaaccctatTCCCTTGAAGCCCAAGGCCTTTACTTGATTCATTTATTGTCCACAATCCTGAAATAAGAAACTTCTTGAAACAAAATATTACAATGGATGATAAAGATATGCCCCATGAGtattatatgaaagaccaggatctaacCCCTGACAGTTGTATGTAAGAACATGTTTTGGCCTCTGACAGTTGTATGTAAGACTGAGATTTGCCCATCAGCATTACAAGGAAAGACCATAATTTGGCCCATGGCAAGATATGACTGTAAGAGTGTGATCAGGCCTATAGCATACACTTGGGGTTTGAGTAGACTCGTTATTTCATATATGATTGCTACCTATATTATGTTGATAGGAGATTTGGTAGGTCGATGCTAGAGTCAAACACTTTGTGTGGATGCATTGTATTATATGATGGAATATATCGTGTACTAGGGAATtcactaagatttatgcttatagttatGGATCAAACATTTTGCAGGTCGTTGGTGAGAAGAACTCAGTGGAATTGTACACACGAATCAAACATATTTGTTTCCGTGATTTTGTAAACTTAACTTTGATAATGTATATTTTTCCCTCAATTAAATGTTATTCGATGGTTTTTGAAACAAATGTTAAATTGGTtaacatattttaaaaatgaaaaatctttttgtaatttttgggacATTCCACATTCTCGAGTATTTGAAGAGTTTCAACCGCATCCAACTTCCTCCCGCTTCTACTATAACAGAGTAATATCCGATCTTTCCGGACTTAAATTTCGTTTCCTAAATCATACCCATGAACCATTAGATTTTAGAGCGTTTAAAATTTATTGTTTGTTTTGATTTAGTATCAATTTGGAGTGGTGAACACctttacattttttttctttgtttcgaGTAGAATTAATGTTTTTTATTCACAAGTCATTTTAAGGTTCTGATTTTTTTGCACAATTTAGCTTATTTTTTGAATTTATTGCAAGTTAGTGTTTGACGGGACCACAAAAGTAGTTTATCGTAGCTTATTAGTTAGCTTTTTTTGTAAGCTATGCGCGATAGATCGTTGATAAGGTAGTTTTTCAGCTACCGCACAAAACACTTCTAAGAGTTTCTCATATCTTTCTAGCAATACGCCTGAGAAAAATAGAAAGTACTTAGTTGTTACTGGCTCCCGCCTATAATTAGTAATCGTATACTTTTATATTAAACAAAATAATGTATTATCAAATGATACATTTggctatgtttggcgtactagctgaaaagctagctgttagctgaaaaactagctgatagctgaaaagttaACTATTAAATGAAAAGCTAGCtaatagctgaaaagctagttgatagctaaaaagctagctgataaaaataACGTTTGATAAAACTAtttgaaaagctagctgaaatatataaaattacataaaagaacatgtaagagtatgtgtttctataattaattaagggtgtatttgaaattttttttaaaaactcataaaaggcaagatgataagctagcttatttttcgagcttttttatgttgttgtgtttgttaagcaaaaaaatagcttataagctagatttttgaaaaactacttaggctatgtttggcgtactagctgaaaagctagctgttagctgaaaatctagctgatagctgaaaaactaattactgttaaataaaaagctagcagatagctgaaaagctagctgataaaaaataacgtttggtaaaactagctgaaaagctaactgaaatatatataattacataaaaagacatgtaagaatatgtttggcgcgccacaactagttgataagctagcttattttttgagctttttatattgtcgtgtttggtaaaccaaaaagtagcttataagctagcttttttaaaagctacttagactagcattttaggagcttttttaaaattttccaaatacaccccttaattaattatagaaatacatattcttacatgtccttttatgtaattttatatatttcagctagcttttcagctagtttaccaaatgttattttttatcagctagcttttcagctatcaactagctttttatttaacaactaacttttcagctatcagctagcttttcagctaacaacCAACTTTTCAGCTAGTACGCAAAACATAGTCTaagtagtttttcaaaaagctagcttataagctacgtTTTGGCTTaacaaacacgacaacataaaaaagctcgaaaaataagctagcttatcagctaccTGTGGTGCACCAAACACAGCTAAACACAAGATCTTTGAGTGGGCATCGATCAAATTTAGTCAATTATCATATCTAAAAACGCTGTTTAGTAATGATATATTTGTATATTAAACAAAATAATGTATTATCAAATGATACGTTTAAACAAAAGATCTTTTAGTGGGCATTGATCAAATTTAATCAATTACCATATCTAAAAACGCGGTTGAAACAAACACTCACTGAGTATATCATTTTAAatcgaaaaagaaaaaaaaattgtaagtTATTTAAGATAACTTATTGACTAACCATTAGATAATTTATTAACAATTAGTTTATTGTAACTAACAAATTCGCTTATAAAATAAAAGTCAGTCCAAACACATTtataaagtttctcatatctTTCAAGCAATACACGGAAGAAAAATGGTAACTAGTATCAGCTCCAATGCAATTCGTAATCAaatatcctccctaataaattaaaatatttttgtcaCATTTTTCTTCTCCTTAATTTGGACACATgatattttctagaatttttgaattttctatttttcacttgtcattttattgtatttttcattttattaaattaaattccacatttaaaggtaatatatatgtaaggtatttattagaaaggttttatatatataatatattcaatgtattaaagtctcattaattttaataagtcaaatttttttcattttttttataaattcaaacttttcaaattgttaatacttcatatttaatttttttttaaataaactcatgtaatacatgagtttcaCACCTACTTTTTATAATATTCGTAatcaaatatttttataatacttAGACAATTGTCTTATCAATGATACATTTAAACAAAAAGATCTTTGGTTGGGCATTGATTAAAAATTAGTCGACTCGATCCCAGATCCAAAACGCCATTGAAACAATTACTCACGAGTACATAATTTCAAATCGAAAAACAAAAGACTCACCGAGTCAAAAGTACACATATGATATCAAATTCAACATTGTGGAAGGTCGGAAGGTGGTGGAAGCAACTTCTGGTTTGGGAGCTTCCCGTCCATGACTGCCCACGCCATTCTTAGTCCCCAACTCAGGTGGATCTCAATATGGCAATGCATAAACCAGACCCCTGGATTATCAGCTCGGAACCGGACAGCCACCCATCCGCCAGAAGGCACACCAATAGTGTTTCTTTCAACGGGATCAACAAGATTGAAGCTAGTTGGGTCTGTAGTAGAATTAAAGTTTCCTTTACCTTGTCCCACTACGTAGAAATTAAATCCATGAAGGTGGAGAGGATGGTTTTCAAAGCCAAAAATGTTGGTACCTTGAATCACCAGCTCCACGGTGGTGTTGTATGGCAGCACCACCACTTTTGTACCATGGGAAACCATGGTGTTGTTGGGTGGGCTACCCGTGTAATTAAATGGATTCAGAGGGGTGGTAGGGAAATCAGTGGTGAAAACTGCATTTGATTTTCCAAAGTACCGAGCTTGAAGAAGTGCTATTGTTGGTAAAGTGAAGGAAATGTTGTTAACTGAAGCTGCAAACTTGGTGCCATTGATCGGCCCTTGACATGTTTGATTTATCAGGCATGGGTCAGTTCCAAGACCTACCGCAAAATAATACCGATTTTGTACAGTTTGTGGAACGTTCACAGGGAACTGTGAACTACCCAAACTACGAAATTTATTGGTCCAATTTGCCACATAGGAAGTGGCATTGATAACTGGTAGTGTAGGTAAGGAAAGGTCTTTGATGGAAGCATTAATGGAAGATGACGACATGGAATCACTCATGTATTCAAGAACTCCGACAACGGTGGTGTTGTCAAAAGTTCCGGCAGCATTTGTGGAATAGGGTCTTGCGGCCATCATGAATTTGGCATTGGAGGTGAGGGTTTTCGTCTTGAAGAGAACATTACTCGTTTGGCCCGGCGTGATGTAGATTGTATCTGTTTCAAATGGCTTCACATAACTCGCATCGGCATCAACAATGGTAAATGTATGATTTCTAATTTTGAAAAAGAGTTCGTCATTGAGGGCAGCATTAATTAAACGAAGAAGGTATGTCTTTCCTGGCTTCACCGTAAGCTGAAACGTTTCTGCATGCAATCACAAAATCAAGAAGAGAACAAAAAGATATAAACTTATTAATTATACAACGATCTTTAATAATTATGTACCCATTGGTGAAGAACAGTTGTTATACAATGGTCCAGGAAGCCCATTAATGGTATAAGCATCTGAATTATTCGGGCCAGCTCCGGTCTGAAGGGCCTGATTAATTACAGCTTCCGTATCGCTGTTCCACCACTCCCCTATTAATTAACAAGACGtagtttagtttagtttagtACAAAAACGATAATTCGCAAACAAG encodes:
- the LOC111907470 gene encoding laccase-2, translating into MALPSTFLPAASLFLTFCLCLYPQLALANPGSTGITRHYKFNIRMQNVTRLCQTKSIITVNGKFPGPRIIAREGDRLVIKVVNHVSNNITIHWHGIRQLRSGWADGPAYITQCPIQTGQSYVYNFTIIGQTGTLWYHAHVSWIRSTLYGPIVILPRRNTSYPFVKPYKEVPIIFGEWWNSDTEAVINQALQTGAGPNNSDAYTINGLPGPLYNNCSSPMETFQLTVKPGKTYLLRLINAALNDELFFKIRNHTFTIVDADASYVKPFETDTIYITPGQTSNVLFKTKTLTSNAKFMMAARPYSTNAAGTFDNTTVVGVLEYMSDSMSSSSINASIKDLSLPTLPVINATSYVANWTNKFRSLGSSQFPVNVPQTVQNRYYFAVGLGTDPCLINQTCQGPINGTKFAASVNNISFTLPTIALLQARYFGKSNAVFTTDFPTTPLNPFNYTGSPPNNTMVSHGTKVVVLPYNTTVELVIQGTNIFGFENHPLHLHGFNFYVVGQGKGNFNSTTDPTSFNLVDPVERNTIGVPSGGWVAVRFRADNPGVWFMHCHIEIHLSWGLRMAWAVMDGKLPNQKLLPPPSDLPQC